A region from the Oceanidesulfovibrio marinus genome encodes:
- a CDS encoding SurA N-terminal domain-containing protein, which translates to MLDLIRQSASSWGVKILFGVIILVFVFWGVGSFTGSKTQVVATVNERPILVQTFRRAQERAIENIRQRNPDVSVEDLKAQGISTQVLQRLVADELLADQGNALGIRASDVEVRNKIASLPYFQSQSGQFDPELYRRILNSQHIQIAEFEDDMRRAIVTEKLQRYVTDSIQVPEWEARDLFDYSREKRTLQYLSVDDAKYMDQVNATDDEVQAYYDEHKDDFSVPARISFSYLPFTPASLASKVEVSDETLQQEYEARKDEFTQPERVKARHILIQLEQNATEAEDQAALEKIEAIRKRIVDDGEDFATVAEETSDGPSAPNGGDLGWFSQGQMVPAFEEAAFSLTPGTVSEPVRTPFGYHLILVEEREDAQVAPFDEVKDQLKQEIAEDRATDLVSNLLDVALEQVYAGDSLDKVAGDLNLEVLKTDEPLDRDQVQSLLLLKQDSLNRLFGLEEGMITDTPLETEDGYVLATIGKRLPPDFQPLDEVRDSIVTTIKETKASKLAKEEAEALSKTIQENGLPADRESELSVTSAFDRQGLIQELGVNPELTSKAFNAEKGDWIPGAWPVQDGWVVVRLDDIQSPTDEQWETEKSMWVDFIAETKKEELFQSFLKDLQEHAEINVYQPDLFK; encoded by the coding sequence ATGCTCGACCTGATCCGTCAAAGCGCCTCATCGTGGGGCGTCAAGATCCTATTCGGCGTCATCATCCTCGTCTTCGTTTTCTGGGGCGTGGGTTCATTCACCGGGTCCAAGACCCAGGTGGTCGCCACAGTCAACGAACGGCCCATCCTGGTGCAGACCTTCCGCCGCGCCCAGGAACGCGCCATCGAGAACATCCGCCAGCGCAACCCCGATGTCTCGGTCGAGGACCTCAAGGCCCAGGGCATCAGCACCCAGGTGCTCCAGCGCCTTGTGGCGGACGAGCTGCTTGCGGATCAGGGCAATGCGCTCGGCATCCGCGCTTCCGACGTGGAGGTTCGCAACAAGATCGCCAGCCTGCCGTACTTCCAGAGCCAGTCCGGCCAGTTCGATCCCGAGCTCTACCGCCGCATCCTCAACAGCCAGCACATCCAGATTGCCGAGTTCGAGGACGACATGCGCCGGGCCATCGTCACGGAGAAGCTGCAGCGCTACGTGACCGACTCCATCCAGGTGCCCGAGTGGGAAGCCCGCGACCTCTTTGACTACTCGCGCGAGAAACGCACCCTCCAGTACCTGAGCGTCGACGACGCCAAGTACATGGACCAGGTGAACGCCACCGATGACGAGGTGCAGGCGTATTACGACGAGCACAAGGATGACTTCAGCGTGCCCGCGCGCATCTCCTTCTCCTACCTGCCCTTCACGCCGGCATCCCTGGCCTCCAAGGTCGAGGTCTCCGACGAGACGCTGCAGCAGGAGTACGAGGCGCGCAAGGACGAGTTCACCCAGCCTGAGCGCGTCAAGGCGCGGCACATCCTTATCCAGCTCGAACAGAACGCCACCGAGGCCGAAGACCAAGCCGCCCTGGAGAAGATCGAGGCCATCCGCAAGCGCATCGTGGATGACGGCGAGGACTTCGCCACCGTGGCCGAAGAAACCTCGGACGGCCCCTCCGCCCCCAACGGCGGCGACCTGGGCTGGTTCTCCCAGGGCCAGATGGTCCCCGCCTTCGAGGAAGCCGCCTTCTCCCTGACTCCCGGCACTGTGAGCGAGCCCGTGCGCACGCCTTTCGGCTACCACCTTATCCTGGTGGAAGAGCGCGAGGACGCCCAGGTGGCGCCCTTTGACGAGGTCAAGGACCAGCTCAAGCAGGAGATCGCCGAGGACCGCGCCACGGACCTGGTCTCCAACCTGCTGGACGTCGCCCTGGAGCAGGTCTACGCCGGGGATTCCCTGGACAAGGTGGCCGGCGATCTGAACCTGGAGGTGCTCAAGACCGACGAGCCGCTGGACCGCGACCAGGTGCAGAGCCTGCTGCTTCTCAAGCAGGACTCCCTGAACCGTCTCTTCGGCCTTGAAGAGGGCATGATCACCGACACGCCGCTGGAGACCGAGGACGGCTACGTGCTGGCCACCATCGGCAAGCGCCTGCCGCCGGACTTCCAACCCCTGGACGAGGTGCGCGACTCCATCGTCACGACCATCAAGGAGACCAAGGCCTCCAAGCTGGCCAAGGAGGAGGCCGAGGCCCTTTCCAAAACCATCCAGGAAAACGGCCTGCCCGCTGACCGCGAGAGCGAACTCTCCGTCACCAGCGCGTTCGATCGCCAGGGGCTGATCCAGGAGCTGGGCGTGAACCCCGAGCTGACCAGCAAGGCTTTCAACGCCGAGAAAGGCGACTGGATTCCCGGCGCCTGGCCCGTGCAGGACGGCTGGGTCGTGGTCCGGCTGGACGACATCCAGAGCCCCACGGACGAGCAGTGGGAGACCGAGAAGTCCATGTGGGTGGACTTCATCGCCGAGACCAAGAAGGAAGAGCTCTTCCAGTCCTTCCTTAAGGACCTGCAGGAGCACGCCGAGATCAACGTCTACCAGCCCGACCTGTTCAAGTAG
- a CDS encoding AAA family ATPase translates to MADHLFVITGGPGSGKSSLIDALAHTGLQHMPEAGRAIIQEQVEIGGRALPWADRAAFAELMLGWELRSYREAQAMPGPILLDRGVPDVLGYLTLCGLPVPAHVRTAAALYRYNRKVFIAPHWPGIFVQDAERKQGTAEAEATCRVMAETYSNLGYTLIPLPFTSIAERVDFVRTQIAG, encoded by the coding sequence ATGGCTGACCATCTGTTTGTCATCACCGGCGGGCCGGGCTCAGGAAAAAGCAGCCTGATAGACGCACTGGCCCACACGGGTCTTCAGCATATGCCCGAGGCCGGGCGCGCCATTATCCAGGAGCAGGTCGAGATCGGAGGCCGGGCGTTGCCATGGGCTGACCGCGCTGCTTTTGCGGAATTGATGCTGGGTTGGGAGCTGCGTTCGTATCGCGAGGCGCAGGCGATGCCAGGTCCGATTCTGCTGGATCGGGGAGTTCCGGATGTGCTTGGCTACCTGACCCTGTGCGGACTTCCTGTTCCGGCGCATGTGCGCACGGCTGCGGCGCTGTACAGGTATAACCGCAAGGTCTTCATCGCCCCGCACTGGCCGGGAATCTTCGTGCAGGATGCGGAGCGCAAACAGGGTACGGCGGAGGCGGAGGCCACATGCCGCGTGATGGCTGAAACATACTCGAACCTCGGGTACACGTTGATTCCGCTTCCATTCACAAGCATTGCCGAGCGCGTTGACTTCGTTCGAACACAAATCGCCGGTTGA
- a CDS encoding metallophosphoesterase family protein, which translates to MLLAVLSDTHLGKTNSRFERIYDEFLAPADTVLHCGDIVSPSVLHHLMMHPDLKAVAGNMDSWTTREMLTDTISFEAEGFTIGAAHGWGSARGLAERVAAAFGPGYDLICFGHSHIFQHTVVNGVHVVNPGSACQSRSGPPSLAHITLERSEPIRVKKIELGT; encoded by the coding sequence ATGCTACTTGCTGTTTTGTCTGATACCCACCTGGGTAAGACCAACTCACGTTTCGAGCGAATCTACGACGAGTTTCTGGCGCCTGCGGACACCGTGCTCCACTGCGGAGACATCGTCTCGCCGTCCGTGCTGCACCACCTGATGATGCATCCGGATTTGAAGGCCGTGGCCGGGAACATGGACTCCTGGACCACGCGCGAGATGCTGACCGACACCATTTCTTTTGAAGCCGAGGGGTTCACCATTGGCGCGGCGCACGGCTGGGGCTCTGCGCGCGGACTAGCCGAGCGCGTGGCTGCCGCCTTCGGGCCGGGGTACGACCTCATCTGTTTTGGCCACTCGCACATTTTTCAGCACACGGTGGTGAACGGCGTGCACGTGGTCAATCCTGGCTCGGCGTGCCAGTCCCGCAGCGGCCCACCTTCCCTTGCCCATATCACCCTGGAGCGGAGCGAGCCCATTCGCGTGAAAAAGATAGAGCTGGGAACTTAG
- a CDS encoding HD domain-containing protein: protein MTADFKKNLQGRERMTRVADFLYEVGMLRKTPRTGYQFLGTGTENVAEHSFRTAVIGYALAEIAGADSSRTAMLCLFHDLHEARTGDFNYVARRYNSSKRTEALEDALDGTGLAEAVLPLWEELESVESLESQLAQDADQIDLILNLKEQLDLGNAYAAKWIEGALPRLRTEVGKELAKVAATTDHTDWWFKGPDKSWWEKKNGKGKG, encoded by the coding sequence ATGACTGCGGATTTCAAGAAGAACCTTCAGGGCCGGGAGCGCATGACGCGCGTGGCCGACTTCCTCTACGAAGTCGGCATGCTGCGCAAGACGCCGCGCACCGGGTATCAGTTTCTGGGCACAGGGACCGAGAACGTGGCCGAGCATTCGTTCCGCACAGCCGTTATCGGCTATGCCCTGGCCGAGATCGCCGGGGCCGATTCCTCGCGCACGGCCATGCTCTGCCTGTTCCACGACCTGCACGAGGCCCGCACGGGCGACTTCAACTACGTGGCCCGGCGCTACAACTCCAGCAAGCGCACCGAGGCGCTGGAGGACGCCCTGGACGGCACCGGTCTGGCCGAGGCCGTGCTGCCCCTGTGGGAGGAGCTGGAATCGGTGGAGAGCCTGGAGTCGCAATTGGCGCAGGACGCCGACCAGATCGACCTGATTCTGAACCTCAAGGAGCAGCTCGACCTGGGCAACGCGTACGCCGCCAAGTGGATAGAGGGCGCGCTGCCACGCCTGCGCACCGAGGTGGGCAAGGAGCTGGCCAAGGTCGCGGCAACCACCGACCACACGGACTGGTGGTTCAAGGGACCGGACAAGTCCTGGTGGGAGAAGAAGAACGGAAAAGGGAAGGGCTAG
- the argJ gene encoding bifunctional glutamate N-acetyltransferase/amino-acid acetyltransferase ArgJ, producing the protein MIPIPKGFAFGAVCAGFKNSQKLDLGAVVCEKDASAAGVFTKNAFPAAPVLVAQEALEKSGTARAVCINSGQANAATGERGMVDCKLSMEMMGGALGVSEESILPCSTGVIGVPMDMGKWRDAAPKLAESVGSCSAMDFTRAIMTTDAFPKLAWARVTGLPGNGDGGPVHVLGIAKGAGMICPNMATMLSVVMTDAEVEPELLREILKESVDISFNRIVVDGDTSTNDTVFLLASGAAGARVERENKAVLAEAVAEVCQALAYMIAEDGEGATKVIRISVTGAKDTDDAEKVARTIAKSPLVKTAVYGKDPNWGRILCAVGYSGATFNPDHVSITMGNIPLFRNGQPVEGQAKLLLAPHMRRQDVEIGVDLGAGNGVYEVLASDLGHEYIRINAEYTS; encoded by the coding sequence ATGATCCCGATTCCCAAAGGATTCGCCTTCGGCGCTGTGTGCGCAGGCTTCAAGAACTCGCAGAAGCTCGATCTCGGCGCCGTGGTCTGCGAAAAGGATGCGTCCGCGGCCGGCGTTTTCACCAAGAATGCCTTCCCGGCCGCGCCGGTGCTGGTGGCGCAGGAAGCGCTGGAGAAGAGCGGCACGGCCCGAGCCGTGTGCATCAACTCCGGCCAGGCCAACGCCGCCACGGGCGAGCGCGGCATGGTGGACTGCAAGCTCTCCATGGAGATGATGGGCGGGGCCCTGGGCGTGTCCGAGGAGAGCATTCTGCCGTGCTCCACGGGCGTCATCGGCGTGCCCATGGACATGGGCAAGTGGCGCGACGCCGCGCCGAAGCTGGCTGAGAGCGTCGGCTCGTGCTCGGCCATGGACTTCACCCGCGCGATCATGACCACCGACGCCTTCCCCAAGCTGGCCTGGGCGCGAGTCACCGGCCTGCCCGGCAATGGCGACGGCGGCCCGGTTCACGTGCTGGGCATTGCCAAGGGCGCGGGCATGATCTGCCCGAACATGGCCACCATGCTTTCCGTGGTGATGACCGACGCCGAGGTGGAGCCGGAGCTACTGCGCGAGATCCTCAAGGAGTCCGTGGACATCTCCTTCAACCGCATCGTGGTTGACGGCGACACCTCCACCAACGACACGGTCTTTCTCCTGGCCAGCGGCGCCGCCGGAGCCAGGGTGGAGCGCGAGAACAAGGCCGTGCTGGCCGAGGCCGTTGCCGAGGTCTGCCAGGCCCTGGCCTATATGATTGCCGAGGACGGCGAAGGCGCCACCAAGGTGATCCGCATCAGCGTGACCGGCGCCAAGGACACGGACGACGCGGAAAAGGTGGCCCGCACCATAGCCAAGTCCCCGCTGGTGAAGACCGCCGTGTACGGCAAGGACCCCAACTGGGGCCGTATCCTCTGCGCCGTGGGCTACAGCGGAGCGACCTTCAACCCGGACCACGTGTCCATAACCATGGGCAACATCCCGCTGTTCCGCAACGGCCAGCCGGTGGAAGGGCAGGCCAAGCTGCTGCTCGCGCCGCACATGCGCCGGCAGGACGTGGAGATCGGCGTGGACCTGGGCGCCGGCAACGGCGTGTACGAGGTGCTGGCCTCGGACCTGGGCCACGAGTACATTCGCATCAACGCCGAGTACACGAGCTAG
- the secA gene encoding preprotein translocase subunit SecA: MISSLVNKVIGSKNERYLKTLATRIKKINDLEPQMKELADEDFPKRIAEFKEQVAGGTSLDDLLPEVFALVREASVRSMGMRHFDVQLIGGIVLHEGKIAEMKTGEGKTLVATLPVVLNALEGRGVHVITVNDYLARRDAEWMGTIYNFLGLTVDVVVHGIDEQQRQEAYRADITYGTNNEFGFDYLRDNMKFYKEQLVQRELRYCIVDEVDSILIDEARTPLIISGPSDDSTPLYARINAYIPGLKNEDHYTVDEKARTVALTDDGVARIEQMLDIENLYDPNNITLQHHVLQGLKAHALFERDVDYIVKDGQVVIVDEFTGRLMPGRRFSDGLHQALEAKEGVKVEAENQTLASITFQNYFRMYDKLAGMTGTADTEAVEFKEIYNLDVVVIPTNVPMIRKDYPDAIYRSQEEKFNAIVEDIRELHRNGQPVLVGTISIEKSELISRLLKKRGVPHDVLNAKQHEREAEIVANAGEQGKVTIATNMAGRGTDIKLGEGVRELGGLHILGTERHESRRIDNQLRGRAGRQGDAGSSRFYLALDDDLLRLFGSDRISGLMERLGMEEGQAIENKMVSKAIENAQRRVEAHNFDIRKQLLEFDNVMNQQREVIYSLRREMMVNQDLEDLAHEYVDDLLEEIYAPIEDAKGAPDEETVESLKARLEELFALSRVWPLMEKLPTRDEAAEAVRGLLERLKGEAGEQYQEVLRFFMLESLDRHWKEHLANMDHLRDGIGLRGYGQKDPKQEYKIEGFEIFQYMLFLIRESALKALTRVRFQRAAEQDLVHKEQPENLNYAGSSDGEAPKKQPKRRAQPKVGRNEPCPCGSGKKYKKCCGSNVA; encoded by the coding sequence ATGATTTCTTCCCTCGTCAACAAGGTCATTGGCTCGAAGAACGAGCGGTATCTCAAGACTCTGGCCACGCGAATCAAGAAGATCAACGACCTCGAACCGCAGATGAAAGAGCTGGCGGACGAGGATTTCCCCAAGCGAATCGCCGAGTTCAAGGAGCAGGTGGCCGGCGGGACCAGTCTGGACGACCTCCTGCCCGAGGTCTTCGCCCTGGTGCGCGAGGCGTCGGTGCGCAGCATGGGCATGCGCCACTTCGACGTCCAGCTCATCGGCGGCATCGTGCTCCACGAAGGCAAGATCGCGGAGATGAAGACCGGTGAGGGTAAAACCCTCGTGGCCACGCTGCCCGTGGTGCTCAATGCGCTGGAAGGCCGTGGCGTGCACGTCATCACCGTGAACGACTACCTGGCCCGCCGCGACGCCGAGTGGATGGGAACCATCTACAACTTTCTCGGCCTCACTGTGGACGTGGTCGTGCATGGCATCGACGAGCAGCAGCGCCAGGAGGCGTACCGCGCGGACATCACCTACGGTACGAACAACGAGTTCGGCTTCGACTATCTGCGCGATAACATGAAGTTCTACAAGGAGCAGCTTGTCCAGCGGGAGCTCCGCTACTGCATCGTTGACGAGGTGGACTCCATTCTCATCGACGAGGCGCGTACCCCGCTCATCATCTCCGGCCCGTCGGACGACTCCACGCCGCTGTACGCGCGCATCAACGCGTACATTCCCGGCCTGAAGAACGAGGACCATTACACCGTGGACGAAAAGGCCCGCACCGTGGCCCTCACCGACGACGGCGTGGCCAGGATCGAGCAGATGCTGGACATCGAAAACCTCTACGATCCCAACAACATCACGCTGCAGCACCACGTGCTCCAGGGCCTCAAGGCCCACGCCCTGTTCGAGCGCGACGTGGACTACATCGTCAAGGACGGCCAGGTGGTCATCGTGGACGAGTTCACGGGCCGGCTCATGCCGGGCCGCCGCTTCTCCGACGGTCTGCACCAGGCCCTGGAGGCCAAGGAAGGCGTGAAAGTCGAGGCCGAGAACCAGACGCTGGCCTCCATCACCTTCCAGAACTACTTCCGCATGTACGACAAGCTGGCGGGCATGACCGGTACGGCCGATACCGAGGCTGTGGAGTTCAAGGAGATCTACAACCTCGACGTCGTGGTTATCCCCACCAACGTGCCCATGATCCGCAAGGACTACCCGGACGCGATCTACCGCTCGCAGGAGGAGAAGTTCAACGCTATCGTGGAGGACATCCGCGAGCTGCACAGGAACGGCCAGCCCGTGCTGGTGGGCACTATCTCTATCGAGAAATCGGAGCTCATCTCCCGGTTGCTCAAAAAGCGCGGCGTGCCGCACGACGTGCTCAACGCCAAGCAGCATGAGCGCGAGGCAGAGATCGTGGCCAACGCCGGCGAGCAGGGCAAGGTGACCATCGCCACCAACATGGCCGGTCGTGGTACGGACATCAAGCTGGGCGAGGGCGTGCGCGAGCTCGGCGGCCTGCACATCCTGGGCACGGAGCGCCATGAGAGCCGGCGCATCGACAACCAGCTGCGCGGCCGCGCCGGTCGCCAGGGCGACGCCGGTTCCTCGCGGTTCTACCTGGCCCTGGATGACGACCTGCTGCGCCTCTTCGGCTCGGACCGCATCTCCGGACTCATGGAGCGTCTGGGCATGGAGGAGGGCCAGGCCATCGAGAACAAGATGGTCTCCAAGGCCATCGAAAACGCCCAGCGCCGGGTGGAGGCCCACAACTTCGACATCCGCAAGCAGCTGCTGGAGTTCGACAACGTCATGAACCAGCAGCGCGAGGTCATCTACTCGCTGCGGCGCGAGATGATGGTGAACCAGGATCTGGAAGACCTGGCCCACGAGTATGTGGACGACCTGCTCGAAGAGATCTACGCGCCGATCGAGGACGCCAAAGGCGCGCCGGACGAGGAGACCGTGGAGTCGCTCAAGGCCAGGCTCGAAGAGCTCTTTGCCCTGTCGCGCGTCTGGCCGCTGATGGAAAAGCTGCCCACGCGCGATGAGGCGGCCGAGGCCGTGCGCGGCCTGCTGGAACGGCTCAAGGGCGAGGCCGGCGAGCAGTACCAGGAGGTGCTGCGTTTCTTCATGCTGGAGTCCCTGGACCGACACTGGAAGGAGCACCTGGCCAACATGGACCACCTGCGCGACGGCATCGGCCTGCGCGGCTACGGCCAGAAGGACCCCAAGCAGGAGTACAAGATTGAGGGTTTCGAGATCTTCCAGTACATGCTCTTCCTCATCCGCGAGAGCGCCCTGAAAGCCTTGACGCGCGTGCGCTTCCAGCGCGCAGCCGAGCAGGACCTGGTGCACAAGGAACAGCCCGAGAACCTGAACTACGCCGGCTCGTCCGACGGGGAGGCGCCCAAGAAACAGCCCAAGCGACGAGCGCAGCCCAAGGTTGGGCGAAACGAGCCGTGCCCCTGCGGCTCCGGCAAGAAGTACAAGAAGTGCTGCGGCAGCAACGTCGCGTAG
- a CDS encoding (Fe-S)-binding protein translates to MMRPLHAKEIDHAVKECILCGRCLEVCPLVSATGREELSPKAKHTLARVLRQEPERLEGKHVAELAGLCLACGRCEKACPQGLCTPEAVADLRHAHPDLKQWLWKQWIEKGGALWPALAWLSRRLPEGRAEPSPRYDAFKTMGSGPGVTPFLRVSNFSDAGLGREAVLFPGCTARRLFPAWTDRAAELLAGLGFSLPKKQPDWACCGSTLGHAGCTEAQHEARQANLDAWRKAGRPLIVTFCATCRCGLRGYPDADLGWEPGEALRWNQSVTSLAHFMADVTIESTGEPPAAVYYHKPCHGSGLAGAGADEALLARALGDRYAGTTGDVCCGMGGIMQLGAPQLSRQVADTLWTRLNPSAGSLVLTGCSGCVLQLKATAPEGVAVGHWLEAFSPQNG, encoded by the coding sequence ATGATGCGCCCATTGCACGCCAAGGAGATCGACCACGCGGTCAAGGAATGCATCCTGTGCGGCAGGTGTCTGGAGGTCTGTCCTTTGGTCTCCGCCACGGGCCGCGAGGAGCTTTCGCCCAAGGCCAAGCACACCCTGGCGCGGGTGCTGCGACAGGAGCCGGAGCGGCTGGAGGGCAAGCACGTGGCCGAGCTCGCCGGGCTCTGCCTGGCCTGCGGCCGGTGCGAGAAAGCCTGCCCCCAGGGACTGTGCACGCCGGAGGCCGTGGCCGATCTCAGACACGCCCACCCGGACCTCAAGCAGTGGCTCTGGAAGCAGTGGATCGAGAAGGGCGGGGCCCTGTGGCCTGCCCTGGCCTGGCTTTCCAGAAGACTGCCCGAGGGTAGGGCCGAGCCATCGCCGCGCTACGATGCGTTCAAGACCATGGGCTCCGGCCCTGGGGTAACGCCGTTTCTGCGCGTATCGAACTTTTCGGATGCAGGCCTGGGCCGGGAGGCTGTGCTTTTTCCCGGCTGCACAGCGCGCCGCCTGTTTCCCGCATGGACCGACCGCGCCGCCGAGCTGCTGGCCGGGCTCGGATTTTCCCTGCCCAAAAAACAACCGGACTGGGCGTGCTGCGGCAGCACCCTGGGCCATGCCGGCTGCACAGAGGCCCAGCACGAAGCGCGACAGGCCAACCTGGATGCCTGGCGTAAGGCAGGGCGGCCGCTTATTGTGACGTTCTGCGCCACATGCCGCTGCGGGCTGCGCGGTTATCCGGACGCGGACCTCGGCTGGGAGCCGGGGGAGGCTCTGCGCTGGAACCAATCTGTAACGTCACTGGCACACTTCATGGCCGATGTTACGATAGAGAGCACAGGCGAGCCGCCGGCAGCCGTGTACTACCACAAACCCTGCCACGGCAGCGGCCTGGCCGGAGCCGGAGCGGACGAGGCTTTGCTTGCCCGCGCTCTGGGCGATCGGTACGCCGGCACAACCGGCGATGTGTGCTGCGGCATGGGCGGCATCATGCAGCTCGGCGCACCGCAGCTTTCGCGGCAGGTGGCGGACACCCTGTGGACCCGGCTCAATCCGTCGGCAGGCAGCCTGGTGCTCACCGGCTGCTCGGGCTGTGTGTTGCAGCTCAAGGCCACGGCCCCGGAGGGCGTTGCCGTGGGCCACTGGTTGGAGGCCTTCTCGCCCCAAAATGGTTGA
- a CDS encoding FAD-binding oxidoreductase: protein MPDPHDTRTLAKDERRFLRTTFGDEDALFDAESTCVFGADAYRNFAPPLAVVRPTSLEQVQELMAWAQKVRMPIYVRARGTNVVGSCVPRPAGIVVSTLKLNRIIEVSTQDFVAVVEPGVVTGELQKRVEQDRLFYPPDPASMKISTIGGNVSTCAGGMRALKYGVTREYVLGLTAVLPGGEIIRPGGRTHKNVVGLDLVRTIVGSEGSLAFITDITLKLLPKPESTASLLVGYPTLEDALAAAKQVFDAGILPTALEFMTRETLDAVAKVQAVPWPEDTEAALLFRLDGSRDALAADLKGLTGVLESTRPASLDTGLGPDEEEPLWEIRRMINPASFQVAPDKISDDITLPRGKLREALVKIRAIGREAGLTILTFGHLGDGNIHVNIMHNASDVEEHRRAVSAKEQVLALTLSLGGSLSGEHGVGLAKAAFVHKQLGPVERRVMAGVKHAFDPHNIMNPGKGW from the coding sequence ATGCCTGATCCACACGACACACGGACACTGGCCAAGGACGAGCGCCGTTTCCTCCGGACCACCTTTGGCGACGAGGACGCGCTCTTCGACGCCGAGTCGACCTGCGTTTTCGGGGCCGACGCCTACCGCAACTTTGCGCCGCCCCTGGCCGTGGTCCGGCCCACATCGCTGGAGCAGGTGCAGGAGCTCATGGCCTGGGCCCAGAAGGTGCGCATGCCCATCTACGTGCGCGCCCGCGGGACTAACGTGGTCGGCTCCTGCGTGCCGCGTCCGGCCGGCATCGTGGTCTCCACCCTCAAGCTGAACCGCATCATCGAGGTGAGTACGCAGGACTTCGTGGCCGTGGTGGAGCCCGGCGTGGTCACCGGCGAGCTCCAGAAACGCGTGGAGCAGGACAGGCTCTTCTACCCGCCGGACCCGGCCTCGATGAAGATCTCCACCATCGGCGGCAACGTCTCCACCTGCGCCGGGGGCATGCGCGCGCTCAAGTACGGCGTCACCCGCGAGTACGTTCTGGGCCTCACCGCGGTGCTGCCCGGCGGCGAGATCATCCGGCCTGGCGGCCGCACGCACAAGAATGTTGTCGGGCTCGACCTGGTGCGGACCATCGTGGGCTCGGAAGGCTCCCTTGCCTTTATCACGGACATCACGCTCAAGCTTTTGCCCAAGCCGGAGTCTACGGCCTCGCTTCTGGTGGGCTACCCCACGCTGGAGGACGCCCTGGCCGCGGCCAAGCAGGTGTTCGACGCCGGCATCCTGCCCACGGCGCTGGAGTTCATGACCCGCGAGACCCTGGACGCCGTGGCCAAGGTGCAGGCCGTTCCCTGGCCGGAGGATACGGAGGCCGCGTTGCTCTTCCGGTTGGACGGCTCCAGGGATGCTCTGGCCGCCGACCTCAAGGGCCTGACCGGCGTGCTGGAATCCACACGGCCCGCCTCCCTGGATACCGGTCTGGGACCGGACGAGGAGGAGCCCCTCTGGGAGATACGGCGGATGATCAACCCCGCGTCCTTCCAGGTCGCGCCGGACAAGATCTCGGACGACATCACCCTGCCGCGGGGCAAGCTGCGCGAAGCGCTGGTCAAAATTCGCGCGATCGGCCGCGAGGCCGGGCTGACCATCCTCACCTTCGGCCACCTGGGCGACGGCAACATCCACGTGAACATCATGCACAATGCGAGCGATGTGGAAGAGCACCGCCGTGCCGTATCCGCCAAGGAGCAGGTCCTGGCGCTTACGCTCTCCCTGGGCGGCAGCCTTTCCGGCGAGCACGGCGTGGGCCTGGCCAAGGCCGCCTTCGTACACAAGCAGCTCGGCCCGGTGGAGCGCCGGGTGATGGCCGGCGTGAAGCACGCCTTCGACCCCCACAACATCATGAATCCCGGCAAGGGCTGGTAA
- the smpB gene encoding SsrA-binding protein SmpB — MAKKKKTSPNQIAYNRQARHNYEILETFEAGLSLRGSEVKSLREGHVSFKDGYVDVRGGEAWLKGVHIAPYENAAGPEGFGGHDPERPRRLLLHSHEIDELEAKVSQKGLTVIPLKFYFARGKIKLEIGLGRGLKHHDQRQQLKDRAIKREMERDLR, encoded by the coding sequence ATGGCAAAGAAAAAGAAAACAAGCCCCAACCAGATTGCCTACAACCGGCAGGCGCGGCACAACTACGAGATACTGGAGACCTTCGAGGCGGGGCTTTCCCTTCGGGGCTCCGAGGTCAAGAGCCTGCGCGAAGGCCATGTAAGCTTCAAGGACGGCTACGTGGATGTCCGCGGTGGCGAGGCCTGGCTGAAGGGCGTGCACATAGCGCCGTACGAGAACGCGGCCGGGCCGGAAGGATTTGGCGGCCACGACCCCGAACGTCCCCGCCGGCTGCTCTTGCACAGCCACGAGATTGATGAGCTGGAGGCCAAGGTTTCCCAGAAGGGCCTTACGGTCATTCCGCTGAAGTTCTACTTTGCGCGGGGCAAGATCAAGCTGGAGATTGGCCTGGGCCGTGGCCTGAAGCACCACGACCAGCGCCAGCAGCTCAAGGACCGCGCCATAAAGCGCGAAATGGAGCGGGATCTCCGCTGA